The segment CCGACATCACCAAGGCCGAGGCCCGCTACCAGGCCGCGGTAATCGCCCGCGAGAACGGCATGGAGCTGCTCGGCTACGAGCAGGGCCCCGATTACTTCGACAATGGCGGCCTGTTCCAGGGCGGCAGCGGCCAGTCGGCCGTGTCGCTCAATGGCGAATACGTCACCGACGGCGAGCGCCAGCGCTTCAAGGGGAGCGCGCCCACGGTGGGCCACCGCCTGCATTACCGCTACGTCGCCGCCGACCGCGCCGTGTCGGCCGCCGACCTGCTGCCGCCGCGCTCGCAGGCGTTCGCCGCCACCCTGTGCCAGGCCACCCACTGGATGCTCGAGGGGCCGCCCGACTATGACGAGCTGCGCGACGGCGACCTGGGCCACCCGCTGAACGACCGCCAGCGCCGTGCGCAGGCCTACTACGCCCGCTACGTGAAGGAGGGACCGTACGTCGAATGGGCGTCCGATTTCGGCTGGTCCTGTGAAGAGCCGGACTTCGCGGCGGCCCGGGTGCTCAAGCGCGCGCAGCAGGTCCGGGCGGTGAAACACTTCGTCCGTCACTGGCTGCCGCTGGAGATCGGCGTGGCCGTGCTGGCCGTGGCCGGCCTGGGCTGGGCGGTGGTCCGCCGCCGTCGCCGCCGGATTGCGCCATAATCCCAGCCCCCCGTTCCCCCGGCCGCCGTACGTGAAGAAATCCGACTTCGACTTCGATCTCCCGCCCGACCTGATTGCCCAGATGCCGCTCGAGCGCCGCTCGGGGAGCCGGCTGCTGGTGCTGGACGTGGCCGGCCGGTCGAAGGCCAACCGGAAGTTCTACGACCTGCCGGACCTGGTCCAGCCAGGCGACCTGATGGTCTTCAACGACACCCGCGTGCTTCCGGCCCGCCTTTACGGCCGCAAGGACAGCGGCGGCGCCGTGGAGATCCTGATCGAGCGCGTCACCGGCGCGCACGAAGCCCGCGCCCAGCTGGGCGTGAGCAAGAAGCCGAAAGAAGGCGGCATCATCGAGCTGGCCGACGGTACCCGGATCACGGTGATGGGCCGCGACGGTGAGTTCTTCAACCTGCGCTTCGACATCGAGGAGCCGTTGGAGCGCCTGCTCAGCCGCCTCGGCGAAATGCCGCTGCCGCCGTACATCGAGCGCAGCGTCGACGACACCGACATGGAGCGCTACCAGACGGTGTTCGCCCGCGAGCCTGGTGCCGTGGCCGCACCCACCGCCGGCCTGCATTTCGATGAAGCCCTGCTGGAGAAGCTTCGCGCCAAGGGCGTGGATTTCGGCTACGTCACTCTGCACGTGGGCGCGGGCACCTTCCAGCCCATGCGTGCGGAGAACGTGCAGGACCACGTGATGCACCGCGAGTGGCTGAACGTCGGCGCCGAACTGGTCGAGAAAATCCGTGCCACCCGCGCGGCGGGCCATCGCGTCATCGCCGTGGGCACCACGGTGGTGCGCGCGCTGGAAAGCGCCACCGTTGAGGGCGTGCTGCGCCCGTTCGCCGGCGAAACCCAGATCTTCATCTTCCCGGGCTACAAGATCACCAGCGTCGATGCGCTGGTCACCAACTTCCACCTGCCGCAGTCCACCCTGCTGATGCTGGTCTCGGCACTCGCCGGTAAAGAGGTGATCCTGGATGCCTACCGCTACGCCGTGCTCCAGCGCTACCGCTTCTTCAGCTACGGCGACGCCATGCTGATCCTGCCGCCAAAGGCACCCTGAGCGAGCGCCGACGAAAACGCGGGAAGCACAAAAGGAGAGGGGAGCCATAGGCTCCCCTCAGAGTTTGAGCGCCGCCCGCGGTCGCCATACGGAGATGGCTGACCGACCCGGAAATCCGGATCCTCGCTCGAACTGGATGGACCTTTCGGCCTCAGGCTCCAGACCCCTAGTAGCTACCACGCCCTACAGCCTCTCGGGTGGGTAAATCGTCGGTGGGTTTGATATAAAAATTAGTGCTTACCCCATGGATTGTCAACGGAACCTCAGGGATGACTCAAATTCTCGCGCCCGGTGGCTTGGCCACGGCGCCAAGTCCGCATTTAAACGACAGATGGGAAGTGAACGGGTGTGCCGATCTCGGTTTCCTGGATACGAAAAATCTGTCTGGCGACTATCCGGCTGAGCACATGCCCATCCGACTCGCGCGCGGATTTCACGACCATGGAAGAAACGCCGGCTGGGGCGAAGTCCACATCATGGCTCGCCACGGCCGGTGGGTAGCGAGGGTAGCAAGGCAGATCAGGAAGGAGCCTCTATCCGTTGCAGAGCTCGCGTGGCTCAAGCTTCAGCAGACGGGCACGATCTACGAGGCCGAAAAGACGTCGAAGACCAAGCTGGCCCTGTCGGTCGGCCACGGCGCATTGATGGTTCTTCAGTATGTCAGCGTCGGATTTTTCTCCATCACCACGCTGTACGCGATGCCGTCGCAGATCGATGGCCGATCGGTTGGCCGCTACGTTGGCAGGAAGCACCGGGCGGAGCGGCCACTTTGCGAACTGGTGTCCTCCCAGACGGACGGGCGGCATGTGTTCTAGGTCGCATGCCCCTCGGTCTCGCTAAAGGTTTGCCCCCAAGGGCCGATAAGCCATCCGAACGACCCCCGGGCACGGCAGGACCATGGCAAAGAAATCGACTCAAAACGCGACCCAGGCGCCTCTCGCGCTGGAAGCGGACCTGCGCCTCACCGCCGCGCCGGCCCTGCGCGATACCCTGCTGGCGGCGCTCAACGCCGGTGCGGCCGTGCAGCTTGACGGCAGCGCGGTGGCCCAGGTGGACGCGGCCGCCCTGCAGGTGCTGGCGGCATTCAGCCGTGACGCCCGCGCCGCCAGCGTGCCGGTGGCCTGGACGGGCGCCAGCGATACCCTCCGCCGCGGTGTCGCGGTGCTGGGGCTTCATGCATTGATTGAACTGCCGGCCCACGCCGGCGTGAACTGAAGGTAGTGACCGATGGCTAAGATTCTTGCGGTAGACGACTCGGCCTCCATGCGCAGCATGGTGGCCTTCACCCTGCGTGGCGCGGGCCACGATGTCGAAGAGGCCGATAACGGCCGCGCGGCGCTCGACCAGGCCGGTGTGCACAAGTTCGACCTGGTGCTGGCCGACGTCAACATGCCGGTGATGGACGGCATCTCCATGGTCCGCGAGATGCGCACCATGTCCGGCTATGCCGGCGTGCCCATCCTCATGCTGACCACCGAGTCGGACACGAACAAGAAGATGGAAGGCAAGGCCGCCGGCGCCACCGGCTGGCTGGTGAAGCCGTTCGACCCCGACCAGCTGCTGGCGACTGTCGCCCGCGTGCTCGGTTAATCCACTGATCCAGACGTTCCGGTAATTCGAAGGCACCTCCATGTCCAAAGTCGATCTGGCGCAATTCCACAAGGCGTTCCACGAAGAGAGCCTCGACGGTCTCGACGCCATGGAGCAGGCGCTGCTTGCGCTGGACGAGGGTGCGGAGGATCCGGAACTGATCAACGTCGTGTTCCGCGCCGCCCATTCGATCAAGGGCGGCGCGGCCACGTTCGGTTTTGCCGACGTCGCCGCGTTCACCCACGTCGCTGAAAACCTGATGGACGAGGTCCGCAGCGGCCGCCGTCCGATGGAAAAGGCCGTGGTGGAGCTGCTGCTGCGCTCGGGCGACATCATCCGCGACATGCTGTCCCTGCAGATGGCCGGCCAGCCGGGCGCCACGGCGGAAAGCCAGGGCCTGCTCGCCGAACTGTCGGCCATGGTCTCGGGTGGTTCTGCCGCCCCGGCGGCCGCCGCGGCCAAGGCCGCTGCGCCGACTGAAACCATCGAAGGCTGGGACATCGCGTTCCGTCCGTTCGATTACCTGCTGAAAACCGGTAACGACCCGGCGCGCATGTTCCGCGAGCTCGAAGGCATGGGCCCGCTGACCGTCGCCGCCGACGCCTCCAAGCTGCCGTCGCTGGCGGACATGGATCCGTCGTCGTCGTACCTCGCTTACACGCTTCACCTGGCGGCCGGCGCGAAGCGCTCCGCGGTGGAAGGCGTGTTCGACTGGGTGGACGGTGATTGCGACCTCACGATTACCCCGCGTATCGCGGCGCCGGCCATCGAGGCTGTCGCGGTCGCTTCGCCGGCCCCCGCCGCGGCGCCCCGCGCCGTGCGTGACCCGGCCGCCAACAGCGAGGCCAGCTCGGTCCGCGTTGGCATTGAGAAAATCGACACCCTGATCAACCTCGTTGGCGAGCTGGTGATCACCCAGTCCATGCTCAGCCAGTTCCACGACGGCGTGCAGGAATCGCAGCTGGAAATGCTCCGCCAGGGCCTTGCCCAGCTGGGCCGCCACACGCGCGAGCTGCAGGAAAGCGTGATGAGCATCCGCATGCTGCCGATCAGCACGGTGTTCAACCGCTTCCCGCGCCTGGTCCGCGACCTGGCCCAGAAGCTGGACAAGAAAGTGGTGCTGGACATGCGTGGCGAAGGCACCGAGCTGGACAAGACGGTGCTGGAGAAGATCGGCGATCCGCTGGTCCATCTCGTGCGCAACGCGATCGACCATGGCCTGGAAGTGCCGGCGAAGCGCCTGGCCGCCGGCAAGGGCGATACCGGCACGCTGCGCATGGAGGCCTTCCATCGTGGCGGCTCCATCGTCGTGAAAGTCAGCGACGACGGCGCGGGCCTCAACCGCGACGCCATCGTGGCCAAGGCCGTCCAGCGCAACATCATCACCTCGGGCGACGGCATGACCGACGACCAGGTGGCCGACCTCATTTTCGAAGCGGGCTTCTCCACCGCCGCCGCCACCACCGACCTTTCGGGCCGTGGCGTGGGCATGGACGTGGTCCGTCGCAACGTCATGGACCTTGGTGGCACGGTGGCGATCAGCAGCCGCGCCGGCGAGGGCACCCGCTTCACCATCACCCTGCCGCTCACCCTGGCCATCATCGACGGCCTCACCGCCGCGGTGGGCGAGGAGACCTACATCGTGCCGCTG is part of the Luteibacter pinisoli genome and harbors:
- a CDS encoding chemotaxis protein CheA encodes the protein MSKVDLAQFHKAFHEESLDGLDAMEQALLALDEGAEDPELINVVFRAAHSIKGGAATFGFADVAAFTHVAENLMDEVRSGRRPMEKAVVELLLRSGDIIRDMLSLQMAGQPGATAESQGLLAELSAMVSGGSAAPAAAAAKAAAPTETIEGWDIAFRPFDYLLKTGNDPARMFRELEGMGPLTVAADASKLPSLADMDPSSSYLAYTLHLAAGAKRSAVEGVFDWVDGDCDLTITPRIAAPAIEAVAVASPAPAAAPRAVRDPAANSEASSVRVGIEKIDTLINLVGELVITQSMLSQFHDGVQESQLEMLRQGLAQLGRHTRELQESVMSIRMLPISTVFNRFPRLVRDLAQKLDKKVVLDMRGEGTELDKTVLEKIGDPLVHLVRNAIDHGLEVPAKRLAAGKGDTGTLRMEAFHRGGSIVVKVSDDGAGLNRDAIVAKAVQRNIITSGDGMTDDQVADLIFEAGFSTAAATTDLSGRGVGMDVVRRNVMDLGGTVAISSRAGEGTRFTITLPLTLAIIDGLTAAVGEETYIVPLVSIVESVQVKADAVRSVVGGGELFRFRDEWLPIVRLYDVFGCEGERRAVDAGIVIVVEGEGTRIGLFVDELIGQQQAVVKSLEANYRRVAGISGATILADGSVALIADIAGLVRLQGRRKAA
- a CDS encoding STAS domain-containing protein, translating into MAKKSTQNATQAPLALEADLRLTAAPALRDTLLAALNAGAAVQLDGSAVAQVDAAALQVLAAFSRDARAASVPVAWTGASDTLRRGVAVLGLHALIELPAHAGVN
- the queA gene encoding tRNA preQ1(34) S-adenosylmethionine ribosyltransferase-isomerase QueA, with amino-acid sequence MKKSDFDFDLPPDLIAQMPLERRSGSRLLVLDVAGRSKANRKFYDLPDLVQPGDLMVFNDTRVLPARLYGRKDSGGAVEILIERVTGAHEARAQLGVSKKPKEGGIIELADGTRITVMGRDGEFFNLRFDIEEPLERLLSRLGEMPLPPYIERSVDDTDMERYQTVFAREPGAVAAPTAGLHFDEALLEKLRAKGVDFGYVTLHVGAGTFQPMRAENVQDHVMHREWLNVGAELVEKIRATRAAGHRVIAVGTTVVRALESATVEGVLRPFAGETQIFIFPGYKITSVDALVTNFHLPQSTLLMLVSALAGKEVILDAYRYAVLQRYRFFSYGDAMLILPPKAP
- a CDS encoding response regulator — its product is MAKILAVDDSASMRSMVAFTLRGAGHDVEEADNGRAALDQAGVHKFDLVLADVNMPVMDGISMVREMRTMSGYAGVPILMLTTESDTNKKMEGKAAGATGWLVKPFDPDQLLATVARVLG